The Buchnera aphidicola (Muscaphis stroyani) DNA window AAAAAGAGGTTCCAGGCTGCTTTTAACTGATTCGTTTTTTAGTATGTCAGGAATGATATTTCCAGTAATTGCAGCACATATATTAGAAAAACAGATTCCATGGTATTGGATTTATACATGTATAGGAAGCATTTATTTAGCTATTATTTTTTTAACAATTAATCTTACTTTTCCAAGATTAAAAAAAAACGTTATCCATAAAAATATTGATAAAGAAAAATGGAATATGAACGTATTTTTACTATCAATTTCTGCAATGCTTTATATTTTAGGTCAGTTAGGATTTATTTCTTGGGTGCCACAATATGGATCTAAAATTATAAATATTAATCTTAAACAAACTGGAAGATTAGTTAGTAATTTTTGGATGTCATATATGATAGGTATGTGGGTTCTTAGTTTTATAATCAAATTTTTTAATTTAAGACTTATTCTTATTTTTCTTACCGGAATTTCTACTTTTTTAATGTATATGTTTATACATATTAAAAATTATTTTTTATTGCAATTTACTATTGTCGGTTTGGGTTTTTTTTCTAGTGCGATTTATACAATTATCATTACCTTAGCTTCTTTGCAAACAAATAAACCATCTCCAAAATTAATAAATTTTATTTTATTATTTGGAACTATTGGTACATTGCTTACATTTATTATCACCAGTCCTATTGTTGAAAAAAAAGGATTATACACAGTTCTATTAAGTTCAAGTATACTATATGGAATAGTATTTGTTTTGTCTATCTTAATTAATTTTCTAATGAAACATCAAAAAAATTCAAAAAAATTATAAATTTTAAATAAAAAAAATTTATAACATTTTAAATAAACTGGAACAAGAAAAAAATTTCTGGTTTATTTAAAAAAAAGTTGTTAACCCCAGTATAGAATGTATTTTTTTTATGGTTTCTTCTGATTTTATTTTTGCTTGAATTGCTCCTTCAAAAACTATTTTTTTTAAATAAGTTTCATCAAGACGATAACTGAAATAAGATTTTTGTAATTTAGATAAAAATTTAGATAAACTATCTGCAACAATTTTTTTAAATTCAGAATACATAACACCATCAAGTTCTTTTTCTAACACACTAATCGTTTTTTTAGTAGTAGCTGAAAGAATCTCTAATAAATTTGAAATACCTAATTTTTTCTGCGTATTATAATATATTTTTGGAGGAAGATCTGAATCAGTTACAGAATTTTTTATTTTTAACATCGCAGATGGTATATCATCCATTAAAAAAATAACATTATTCTTATTTACATCAGATTTAGACATTTTTTTACTTGGCTCTAACAAAGCCATTATTTTTGAACCAAAATTTCTAATTAAAGGAGCGGGTAATTTAAATATATTTCCATACAAAGAATTAAAACGACAAGCTATTTTTCGTGCTAACTCTAAATGTTGTTTTTGATCTTTACCTACGGGTACTAAATTAGTTTGATATAATAAAATATCTGCAGCCATTAAAATTGGATAATTAAATAAACCAACATTTACATGTTGAAAATTATTTCCATCTATTTTTCGATTTTTTTTGAATTGAGTCATTCTAAGTAATTCTCCAAATCGACTAAAACAACTCAGAATCCAATTTAATTGACAATGATGATAAACGTGAGATTGAACAAAAATAATACTTTTTTTTGGATCTAATCCACAAGCCAAATAAAATCCTAGCGTATCAAATATAGATTTTTGTAAGTTTTTTGATTTTTTTAATGAAGTCAAAGCATGCAAGTCAGCAATACAATACAAACATTGATAATCATTTTGCATTTGAGACCAATACTGCATTGTTCCTATGTAATTACCAATAGTTAATTTGCCAGATGGTTGTACAGCACTAAATAATATCGGTTTAAAATCAGTCATCTTAATTCCTATAAAAAATACAATAAATAATCAAAGATTAATGAATTAATCTAAAATGAGCATTGTTCAGTTCTTCACGAATTTTTTGAATTATTAAAGAATAATTAGAATATTTAAATATTCCAGATCCAATAACAAAGACGTTTGCTCCAGATAACGCTATTTCGCAAATATTTTCAACTTTAACTCCTCCATCTACTTGTAATAATACATTAGGAGAGCTGGTATCAATACGCTTACGAGCTTCTCTTAATTTATTAAATGTAGATGGTAAAAAAATTTGATTTCCAAATCCTGGATTAACTGCCATTAACAAAATTAAATCTATTTTTTCTATTACATAATCTAAAAAATTAAGAGACGTAGTAGGATTAAAAGCCAATCCAACTTTACATCCATGTTCTTTAATTAATTGCAATGTTCCTTCAAT harbors:
- the trpS gene encoding tryptophan--tRNA ligase, with amino-acid sequence MTDFKPILFSAVQPSGKLTIGNYIGTMQYWSQMQNDYQCLYCIADLHALTSLKKSKNLQKSIFDTLGFYLACGLDPKKSIIFVQSHVYHHCQLNWILSCFSRFGELLRMTQFKKNRKIDGNNFQHVNVGLFNYPILMAADILLYQTNLVPVGKDQKQHLELARKIACRFNSLYGNIFKLPAPLIRNFGSKIMALLEPSKKMSKSDVNKNNVIFLMDDIPSAMLKIKNSVTDSDLPPKIYYNTQKKLGISNLLEILSATTKKTISVLEKELDGVMYSEFKKIVADSLSKFLSKLQKSYFSYRLDETYLKKIVFEGAIQAKIKSEETIKKIHSILGLTTFF
- the tsgA gene encoding MFS transporter TsgA; translation: MNDINRIGLVWISFFSYAFTGALVVVTGMIIGNIADYFHLSISRMSNTFTFLNAGILTAILLNSWLIEIVSLKKQLIFGFLLTFIAVIGIMFSHGIFYFSINIFVLGLVSGITMSIGTFIITHVYPEEKRGSRLLLTDSFFSMSGMIFPVIAAHILEKQIPWYWIYTCIGSIYLAIIFLTINLTFPRLKKNVIHKNIDKEKWNMNVFLLSISAMLYILGQLGFISWVPQYGSKIININLKQTGRLVSNFWMSYMIGMWVLSFIIKFFNLRLILIFLTGISTFLMYMFIHIKNYFLLQFTIVGLGFFSSAIYTIIITLASLQTNKPSPKLINFILLFGTIGTLLTFIITSPIVEKKGLYTVLLSSSILYGIVFVLSILINFLMKHQKNSKKL
- the rpe gene encoding ribulose-phosphate 3-epimerase, translating into MKNFFLAPSILSADFSRLGEDTKKVIDAGGDLIHFDVMDNHYVPNLTIGPMILESLRNYNITVPIDVHLMTNPVDNLVSKFAKSGATSIIFHPESTQHIEGTLQLIKEHGCKVGLAFNPTTSLNFLDYVIEKIDLILLMAVNPGFGNQIFLPSTFNKLREARKRIDTSSPNVLLQVDGGVKVENICEIALSGANVFVIGSGIFKYSNYSLIIQKIREELNNAHFRLIH